The Microbacter sp. GSS18 genome has a segment encoding these proteins:
- the cofD gene encoding 2-phospho-L-lactate transferase has translation MTASDLSPRVVVLAGGVGGSRFVAGVRGALRARGLDDTARALTVVVNTGDDLWLSGVRLQPDVDSILYALAGVNDTRRGWGRDGDTERVSGELQAWGAGWPWFTLGDLDLGTHLARTGWLRDGLSVTEVVARLGGRWPLGLRMLPMTDAEVDTHVIVRDGDDTRDLHFQEWWTRHRAALAPVRFENPGIEQARPAPGVAEAIAAADVVLIAPSNPVVSIGPILAVPGIREALREAAAPVVGVSPIIGGRVVRGMADVCLTAIGVETSAGAVAAHYGARSQGGLLDAWLLAEEDAASAGDVAALGIRPVVAPLWMTDAEASAALAERALKAADA, from the coding sequence GTGACGGCATCCGATCTCTCGCCCCGCGTCGTCGTGCTCGCCGGGGGCGTCGGCGGCTCACGCTTCGTCGCGGGGGTCCGCGGCGCGCTCCGGGCGCGCGGCCTCGACGACACCGCGCGGGCCCTCACCGTCGTCGTCAACACCGGCGATGACCTGTGGCTGTCGGGGGTGCGGCTGCAGCCGGACGTCGACTCGATCCTGTACGCGCTCGCGGGCGTCAACGACACGCGGCGCGGGTGGGGCCGTGACGGCGACACCGAGCGGGTGAGCGGCGAGCTTCAGGCGTGGGGCGCCGGATGGCCGTGGTTCACTCTCGGCGACCTCGACCTCGGCACGCACCTCGCCCGCACGGGGTGGCTGCGCGACGGCCTGTCGGTCACCGAGGTGGTCGCCCGCCTCGGCGGTCGCTGGCCGCTCGGCCTCAGGATGCTGCCGATGACCGACGCCGAGGTCGACACGCACGTCATCGTGCGCGACGGCGATGACACGCGCGACCTGCACTTCCAGGAATGGTGGACACGGCACCGCGCCGCTCTCGCTCCGGTTCGCTTCGAGAACCCCGGGATCGAGCAGGCCCGGCCCGCGCCCGGCGTCGCCGAGGCGATCGCCGCGGCGGACGTCGTCCTGATCGCCCCGTCGAACCCGGTCGTCTCGATCGGCCCGATCCTCGCCGTCCCCGGAATCCGTGAGGCGCTGCGCGAGGCCGCGGCGCCCGTCGTGGGCGTGTCGCCCATCATCGGCGGCCGTGTCGTGCGCGGGATGGCCGACGTGTGCCTCACCGCGATCGGCGTGGAGACCTCGGCCGGCGCCGTCGCCGCCCACTACGGCGCACGCTCACAGGGCGGCCTTCTCGACGCGTGGCTTCTCGCCGAGGAGGACGCCGCGTCGGCAGGTGACGTGGCCGCGCTCGGCATCCGCCCGGTCGTTGCGCCGCTGTGGATGACCGACGCCGAGGCCTCGGCCGCGCTCGCCGAGCGGGCCCTCAAGGCCGCGGACGCGTGA
- a CDS encoding uroporphyrinogen-III synthase, producing MNTQTRLSTDKPLTGWRVLVPRGGPWGDSVAASLRRQGATPVIAPLINFAPCTDQETLLTALDDLSRGAFDWLTVTSATTVDVLHAYRATIPAKTRIAAVGETTAAALEAVGYTVDLVPQRDNSAAGLAEDLIALEPRSRRILSLRSEIAKPILSTRLTGAGHKVRSVVAYRTVGVPVSDRVAEDVRSGRITAILVTSGSVAEQVRSQFPDIPPTTLIAAIGPRTAQDAGATGLSIDVVADQQSVDALIDAVARYAVPQDADEYVQ from the coding sequence ATGAACACTCAGACCCGCCTGAGCACCGACAAGCCCCTGACCGGGTGGCGCGTGCTCGTGCCGCGTGGAGGACCGTGGGGTGATTCGGTCGCCGCGTCGCTTCGCCGTCAGGGCGCGACCCCGGTCATCGCACCGCTGATCAACTTCGCGCCGTGCACCGATCAGGAGACGCTCCTGACCGCGCTCGACGATCTGTCCAGAGGCGCCTTCGACTGGCTGACCGTGACCAGCGCCACGACGGTCGACGTCCTGCACGCGTACCGTGCGACGATCCCGGCGAAGACGCGCATCGCGGCTGTCGGCGAGACGACCGCGGCGGCGCTCGAGGCCGTCGGGTACACGGTCGACCTCGTTCCCCAGAGGGACAACTCCGCAGCGGGCCTCGCCGAGGACCTCATCGCGCTCGAGCCCCGCTCGCGACGGATCCTGAGTCTGCGCAGCGAGATCGCCAAGCCCATCCTCAGCACCCGTCTGACCGGCGCCGGCCACAAGGTGCGCAGCGTCGTCGCGTACCGCACGGTGGGCGTCCCCGTCTCCGATCGCGTCGCCGAGGACGTCCGTTCCGGCCGGATCACCGCGATCCTGGTCACCAGCGGCTCGGTGGCCGAGCAGGTGCGTTCGCAGTTCCCCGACATCCCGCCCACGACCCTCATCGCGGCGATCGGCCCGCGCACGGCCCAGGATGCCGGGGCCACCGGACTGTCCATCGACGTCGTCGCCGACCAGCAGAGCGTCGACGCGCTGATCGACGCCGTCGCCCGATACGCCGTGCCGCAGGACGCGGACGAATACGTCCAGTGA